The following nucleotide sequence is from Scleropages formosus chromosome 4, fSclFor1.1, whole genome shotgun sequence.
acagtatgtctttggactgtgggaggaaaccagagcaccccgcaGAAACCCacggggagaccatgcaaatCTAAAGATTCATATAAGAGTTTAAAGTGGTGTGGGAATTAAATAATATGGAACTATTTGCTTCTTATTTAGCTATAGTGGTGGGTTGCATGGTTTCAAACATCAGTTTAAGTGCTCAAAGCAGTTATTTATTTCCCAAACGCACAGATTCTTTAGAGCCCGTTTGGCACCCAGCAGTGACACCAAGTGGCAAACACTGAACCCTGGATGACCTTAAGACATCTTTCCCTGTATGAAACTTCCCATCATTCACATCACTTTGCCATGTGAATTCAAGTGACAAGGCACCAAGCAGAGAGATTAAAAACATGACTATTTATTAGTTTATGATATTGATCAGTATGCAGcttagtggttagtgctgcttcCTTCAGATGCAAAGGACTCAACTGTATAAAACTGGATTACAAagaaggacagctggtagcatcatggttagagctgctctctttagctctaaaggttgcaggtttgatttccacctccagctgtagtacccttgagtaaggtacttaccctaagttgctccagtaaaattacccagctgtataaatgggtaaaataattgtaaccttaacagtgtaagttgctttggagaaaagtgtcagttgaattaataaatatgaaattacccagctgtgtaaataggtactGTATAAGAGCTAGATTTGGAAGCAGAGccttattaattatttcttcatATACCCTCAGATaaaatcaaatcactttattgtcactcaccataaccacaagtggacaggtggtgaaaatctttggtgTGTTCTCCCGCAGCTGTTTGGCATACCTTCACCTTCGCAATAAACATAATCCCTTATTTTTCCATGACAGTCCTGTGACGGCCTgtcaaaattaataaagaaaaatgattaGCGTTAACGTAACCTTTATGATGGTCTTTTTCGCCTTCAAGTTCTTCCTGGGAAAGAATGACCTTGCTGAAACAGAGCATGACCTCTCGTTCGGGATGGCCTTTTCAGCTCTCCTGGGACAACTGCGACAGGGTGACAAAGAACCTCCCGCGACTGTCTTTTTGTTGTGGACACTGCCGCAGAAAGGTTTCCAATAAATCAGCGACTGGGCGGTCCACAGTCCTCCTCACAATGCCTAGCGCTTCTTCCCACTCTTCTGTCACTGAGTGTATAAAGGCGGCCTTGCGGGGAAGCCCGAAGCCTGAAGCTCCGCACGCAGTGTTCGCAACGAGACAGGTGCACATCGCCTCTCCTGAAGTCCGATCATGCTGAACAGCTGGCCTAACGGCCACTTTGAGTCCCAGGTGTTGTGCGAGGTGGACGGCAAGGGCAAGAGGGCGTGGGTGAACCCGGTCTACATCGGCTCGCCCCAGCGCCCACGCGTCAACATCAGCACCGTGTATGATCCGAGGCTCCACCCGGAGAACCCCTACAATGGCATGGACAGCCTTGGGGGTCCACGGTCACCCCAGAAAGATGCCAAAGGTGTCAAGAAtcctgagaagaagaagaagaagccatCGGGATGCTGCTCGTACATCTGCAGAGGAATACGAggtaatgaaacaaaataaatcgGTGACTGACTAGTGACTAATAACTTGGTACCGCGCAAATGACATTGAACATATTATTGAAgtttattatacacacataaGCAGAGGCTGTGTGTCTTCATAGAAATATGTAAAACCCTTTTTCAAGGTTGCCACTGATAAATAAAAGTTTCATTAAAGTGGCACAATGAGGAAAAATGTGCGTATAATTTTCAAACAGGTTGATCATCATTTGTAGCATGTAAGCCGAAGCCCGACTTTAATTAAATCGACACGTTCTATTACTGGCCGTAAAAGGTTGCagataaactggaaaaattacATGATGTTAtagataaaatacaataaatataataaagataatattttaaaaagcataataaattTGGTGTCCATAACCAGATAAATTTGACAGCAATTCTTCCTATATGAAATTTTGCATTATTCCCTTTTCTGAATATATTTAACCTCCATCTGTTGTGGATGTGCATACATTTCACTCCCGAACTGATCCGGCACAGGGCTGTGGGGCACCGCGCTGACGGAGGACACAGGAGGGAACCGCGAGCTCTACGTGAAGACGAGTCTGAGGGAGCTGTTTGTCTACATCCTCTTCCTGATGGACATGTGCTTTTGTGAGTGGATGCGGGAAAAATCACTGTGCCTTGATTCACATTCATGTGTATCTGGGCTGCACATAAGCACAGATATTAACATTAAGtgagacatgatgatgatagaTGCACGTTCAAGGCAGATGTGAAACTAATGGGAATCTGATTTGGAAAtagttttattatataaataatattctcaccagttaatgtaaaattaaagctAGTGTAACCTTTAGGCTCCCGTAACTTTTTATGATGGGCGTGTGGCGAGCCGTTCTTCGCTTTTAATGCTTACCTTGGTATCACATAACATCACCCGACCTTCTGGGAGTGAAATATGAGCAACATTGTCCAGCAAATCATTTCAGGTGAATAGCGCACAGGCTGCGCTGCGCCCCGGCTGATAAGAGCCTCCCTATTGACTCCATTCAGGGGGACGATACGCGTGCGTGGAAGCCTGTTGCGTGGGGACGTGGGACATTGTGTTGTCTTGTTTTTAACGCACCGCCAGGACTAATTGGTGAGCACTTCTGGGACGTGCATCTGAAGCTGAATTGCGCCTCTCGAATGAGATCATCGCCTGCCCTTATCTCTGGTGTCAGCATGGTAAACGGGCAGCAGGCCTGAGTAAAGTCTGATATGCCGCTTCTTACAAAACCAAGTACACACTGCACCTGCGGCTATTCTAGCAATGCATTCTATTCCTGACTTATGCATATGGgctataaaatatataattaatactCTACATCTCCATATACTGACTCGTGAATTAAATAGGGGCTGATTTTTTCAACGGAGTTCAACAGTGACACCATTTTTGCAAACcatccagctgttttttttttgtttccgaACACAAGTGCGTATCGGTTAATAAAGATCGATAACCAGACTTCGAATAAGAGATGGTAAAACTGGTTATTAATTTGTTAGGCTAggcactttttcccaaagcgacttaaattTTAGATTTGtatgttaagatacttaaagTGGTATGGTTGTGATGGGGCGGGCAACAGGTACAGCTATTGCCTTCCAGtcggaggacatgggttcgaaccccaATATAATAATGTTACAGGAGACATTTTGGGTAACttccttactcaagagtactaaagTGACAACATGTCATCAAACCCTGATCCTTTGTATAGcaaggctctaaccactttgcccCCTGCTGGTAACTATGGGAACAACTCAATGATGTAGGAACAGGCGGCATTAAATATGCCGGTAATTCATTTCTAACTGTGTGACAGTATATTACTTATTCATGTTTAATCTGTAAATGGgactccttttctctctcagtGACGTACGGCATGACCAGCTCCAGCGCCTACTACTATACGAACGCCATGACGAATCTGTTCACCAACACTCCGAGCAGCAGCGGAATTACATTTCAGTCCATCGGCTGCATGGCTGACTTCTGGAGCGTAAGTGTGCTGCGTAAAACCCGCAAATGTTATTTTGGTACCTGTAGCAGCGCTGCGAAACaacttgagagaaaaaaattactggaaaaattttgaaaagcGCTACGATTGGTTGAGACACAAACAATTACTGTGGTATGTCATCTGATTTATGATGGAAACAGTATAAGGCACCACATTCTCTTGACTATCCTCTTAACATCTGTTACACCCCCAAACCATTGCTATAAGGCTAATATGcaatacaaactttttttttgtttatacacacacacacacacacacacacacacacacatttgctgaaaccacttatcctaagtggggtcgtggggagctggaacctgacccaacaacacagggcgtgaggctggagggggaggggacacacccaggatgggacgccagtccatcacaaggcaccccaagcgggactcgaaccccagacccaccagggagcaggacccggccaaacccactgcgcccccttacatatatatatatatatatatatatatatatatatatatatatcacaaatAATACAGTGgaattgccttgtgatggactggcgtaccaCCCAGAGcgtaccctgccttgcacccttCTGAGACAAGCTGTGGACCACCAAAACCCATCCAAACATGCCACATGAAGAACACTTCCTCACCATTCATTAATATTCGtcaatgaatattaaaatcttTCACCCCAATATTCCATATTTCCAGTCAAACTTCATACGTTAAACTTATCGTGACAGTTAACGTTAACATAACTTAAAGTTATGTTTCGCATTAGTTTgactgtaataattataattttgtcTATAGAAATTATGTAATTTACgactgtatttaattttttttctattaatttacaAATGAGAAGTATGCCCAGGGCCCCTTGCTGGATGGTCTCTACTGGACAACATGGTACAATAACCAATCAATGGAGACCAGTCCTCAGTCCTTCATCTACTACGAGAATCTGCTTTTGGGAGTGCCCAGGGTTCGACAACTTAAAGTGAAGCATAACTCCTGCACGATTCCCAAAGACTTCCAGACGGAGATCGCAGACTGCTTCGACGTCTATTCTGAGCCCAAAGAGGACAACCTTCCCTTTGGCCTCATCAACGGAACAGCGTGAGCACAGCGAGTTCATCGTGTCGACCTCTCCAGCGCATCTcgtacttttattcatttagctgacactttcctccaaagcaacttacagtgttagtctacctacattatacttatttacccatttaaagagctgagtaattttactagagcagtttagagtaagtaccttgctcaagggtactacagcaggagatggggatcaaacctgtgggtccaaaggcagcagctctaaccactactctaccagctgtcctgtcctTATACATCATTATTCTTCACGTACTCATGTACCAAATTCAAGTTCTTGTGCAGGAAACTGCATTACCATGATTCGGAGATTTCAATAACTACAGCAATCCTATATGTTTGTATAATATTTTTACACCAATACAATGTTTGATTTGTAATGGTCCCTATAATGTaggcacagctggtagagtagtagtaagagctgctgcccttggacccaaaggtcacgggtgtGACGCCCCCTCCGCccgtagtactcttgagcaaggtacttaccgtaaaattacctagctgtataaatgggtaaataattgcaagtgcCATAatattgtgagttgctttggagaaaagcatcagctaaatgaataaatgtaactgatttATACTCTTCACCCCTTTTCAGCCTGATTGACGGGAAGCATGAATTTAAAAGATTGCTTAAAAAGCTAAATATAAAATCTTGAATATGTGGACCGTGAAATGCTGTAACACCCATTTCCATCCAGGTGGACTTACCACACAGAGAAGGAGCTGCAGGGGTCTTCTACCTGGGGGCTCCTGGCCACGTACAGTGGAGCAGGTTACTACCAGGATCTCCGTCTGACAAAAACGAAGAGTGCAGAGGTTCTCCAGGAATTAATGGACAACCTCTGGCTGGACCGTGGAACCAGAGCTCTGTTCATAGACTTTTCTGTCTACAATGCCAATGTGAACCTGTTCTGTGTCACCAGGTAAGATAAAGTTCTGCAAGTACTTTAGTAAGCTAGTTTTTGAGTGATGTGCCATCAAAAATCGCAGTTTGAAGAGTTATCCAACCAAATATTCTAACAGAGTTTATTTTCTTCTCAAGCCTTCTGGTGGAGTTTCCAGCCACTGGCGGTGCACTGACGTCCTACCAGATCAGGACAGTGAAGCTGATTCGCTACGTCAACAACTGGGATGCCTTCATCATGGGATGTGaaattgtgttttgtattttcatctTCTACTACGTGGTGGAGGAGATTTTAGAGCTGCGCATCCACAAGTGGTCCTACTTCAACAGCATCTGGAACATCCTAGACCTGGTTGTCATTCTGGTGAGAGCGGGACCTGGGGCTCATGTTCTGCTGAGTACGGTACTGATATGTTCAAACGGAGATGTTTAAACGGTAAAGACTTATGTAAAAGTGTGTGTTCGTTGGAAGACTTGTGCAGAGCAATTGCTGAAGTATCAAATTTCACTGCAATGAAGAGAAGCCTGGCGTCCCaaggtttttaaataaataaacgttaTATTTCAAAGCAAGTATATCAACAGCCTGTAAAAAAtctctaatattttttttttaaattaactatGAGAATGAGCAAGAAGAACAGTTTTaatttaacttgtttttttaattaacatttttctctttcacagCTTGCCATGGTTGCCATAGTATTTAATGTGTTTCGGACCATCAAAGTGGATAATTTACTCGGGAAGCTTTTGCACCAGCCAGAAATATATGCAGACTTTCGGTTTCTCGCTTTCTGGCAGACTCAGTACAACAACATGAACGCTGTCAATTTGTTCTTTGCATGGATCAAGGTACAGTAGCAATATAAACACCAAATATGGACACTTATTGAAGATCATGTACAGATCACTGATTGTGGATTATGCAGGTACAGCTGGTAGGATGGTGGATGATTCTACttgctttggacccaaatgttgtaggtttaaatcccacttctgggATTGGTACCCTTGAAAAAAGTGCTTACTttaagctgctccagtaaaattaccctgctgtatgaatgggtaaataattgaaggtgGATTAATATTATAAGCTGctttcggaaaaaaaaaagtgtgagacAAATATGTAAATCAATTAACAGATGGCGCTTTTTAtgtgttactttaaaaaactaAGGCAGGACTTTTTTTGGGCATCATCCTGTGTTTTCTGGAATATTTGCCGCTTGAGTCGGAGCCAGTTTAAATTCCACACTCGTGGCCCTTCTCTGCCTGTAATCTCCGCCATGTAGTGTAACTAAGCAAATGGATGAGTATAACAGACCACTGACACTACTAACAGTAAGACCAGTTCACCGTCTGCTCACATTAAATGAGCTCCTGTAATAATAATCAAGAGAGTATGAGGGGGTTATTTGCAATGTTTTTCAGAGCACCGTTTcctcattttttcctgtttctttccatttatttagatATTCAAGTACATCAGTTTCAATAAGACCATGACCCAGCTGTCCTCCACGCTGGCTCGATGTGCCAAGGACATCCTTGGCTTTGCCATTATGTTCTTTATCGTGTTCTTTGCTTACGCTCAGCTGGGATACCTGCTCTTTGGGACGCAAGTGCAGACCTTCAGCAGCTTTGTTAATTGCATGTAAGAGCAAAGATGctcaatttgtttctttttttttttttgatgttgtgGTCCAATAAGGGCACTGATGAAGGGCATCCTGTCTAACACTGCACATGAGAAAAGGTCAGTAAGATCATAACTGAAAACTGACGACAGCTGACGGTATCTAGCCAGAATGGTAACCATGTATTTCTTTActaatttttcctttaaacttaataaagaaatgtttattcaaTACTGtagattttaaaaattgtttgtttttcttcatatttcttattatatacagtaattcatatgattatttaatgtcttGAAAAAACTGTCCCGGGCCTtatttgtatgtgtgaaaagcagatttttttccacattatacagtaaaaatcatagACTGTGCAATATTCGTGCGTCTTTGTTCTTGTTTAGATTTACTCAGTTCAGAATTATCCTGGGAGATTTTGACTTTGATAGCATTGATCAAGCCAACCGAGTCCTGGGCCCAATCTACTTTGTCACCTACGTCttctttgtcttctttgttttgctAGTAAGTTGCTTTATTAAGTTATTTTATTCCTAGTTTCATTGATGGTGTTCAGTACCACTGAAGACGCATTTTCTTGTTTCCTAGAACATGTTTCTGGCAATTATTAATGACACATATTCTGAGGTTAAAGAAGAGCTGTCAAAACAGAAGGATGACCTTCAACTCGCTGACATACTAAAACAGGTAAGAAAGACGTGTCAGACTGTCTATGATGTgctgaacataaaaatataacttgAAAATATTAAGCTGTTTGACACGATTGTCTGTGAGACTCATTTGTTCTGCCAAACAGTAAGAAAGAGCAGGGGTGGAGTGCAGTTCTGAACTTAAGGGAAGCTGAGATTTtctctaaacttttttttctctcagagtTACTTGAAGACCTTCACAAAACTTAAGCTTAAAAAGGAAAAGATCTCAGATGTACAAAAGGCCTTGCAGTCTGGATCAAAGGAACTGGAGTTTGAGGACTTCAGGGAGAGCCTAAAGGAGTAAGTCAGAATTTTATGTCCTTGATCATAAGctcaaatgaggaaaaatgatCAGaccttttaaaacatacatttcctTTAACACTGtcatatgaaaattaaatacataacaTAAGATTCAAAAAATGCCATAAAAAGGACCAGTATGTTGCAGGTTCACAGGAGACAAACTAGAGTTTTTGTTAGAAACATTTTATCGAATTgtcccaaaaaataaacaaggagcTGTATGTGTGGGTGAAGATGTAAAATTATAATGGCAAAAATGACTTTCAAGGGAAGTGTCCAATAAAAATATAGACACTGGAACACCAGGACCTTCCTCCCTTGTTCCCATCCCCCAGAATGGGACACGCGGACCATGAGATTTCAGCCACCTTCTCCAGATTCGACCAGGATGGAAACCACGTTCTAGACGAAGAGGAGCAGAACAGGATGAAAAAAGAGCTAGAAGAGAAACGGGTTTGTGAATAACGGACAGAATATCTGTTATTGTAAATCTACGTattctctgagttgtatgtttcCTTGGTGACCAGAAAGTGTCTgccaaaaacataaatgtatctGTCATTGCAACTTCATCATTAGAAAGCCTTATGGGAAATTTCACCAACTTTTCatatcaaaaacattttatagtgTAATTTTCTCCAACTACTAATCTTCATCACAAACAGGTCTGAGAAATTAATTTACTAATCTCAGATAAAGGTGGGTATATGGATATTAAACATCATCTTAGAAGGAATGTCATTCCAGGTATTTGGAATCTATAGAGGAAGGGTAGCCTAAATAATGACAGTAAGTGCATTTAAAACTTTGGTTTGTACCTCTATGTGTGAGAAATATTTGAGATATGCAGATCAGACTCAAAGAATATTATTCAAAATACGACAAGACATCCTTTGCTGTTCAGCCACCATGGCGAAGCTAAGAGGTATCAATGGATTCAGTTGGGGCGTAACAACACTTAGTTTTTGCGCGCTTAGAGGGCTCTTCACAAACAAAAGGGGAAACACGAGGCACAAAGAGCTATTGACGTCAGCCagggagaaaggagaaaagactTCCCCAGGAGTGCGTACTCAAGTGTTTAGCCTGGCCtgaacaggaaaaataaataagaaagcaTCAGGTTCCAAAGTATGGCACAAATCCAAAGTATAGTGTGTCATCAGGGGATATCATCAACGGAGGCAGTTTCGGAGCTTGACTTACAGCACACAACCCTTTTAGGACACGTTCCATGGCTGCGTCTGCATCCACAAGCGGTCAGCAAAGGCAATGGATTGTAAtgctgcagaaaaataaaacaccgGCTCTATCAGGCTTTACCATCCCAATCGGTTAAATTCTCATAGTCACAACCTCTGGGTGTATGAAAtcctttattgtttttgtttatttattgtatgttttaaCGCATGTCTTTAAGGATGCTTTAAGTGCCGAGCTCAAAAACCTTGGGCAAAGCTATGGCGGCAACACCCTTGACCAGTCCATGGAGCTCACAGATATGAAGAAGAGCAATGGAGGAAAGGTCACCACTGTGTCCCACGAAGAGTTTCAGACGTAAGTATCCAGACAGCTACTGTTAGATAATTATAGAGAAcgaaaaaaatattgtggatCACAGTCACCAGGATATTATTATGCATCAAACCACCTGACACTTTGAAAAATCCAGTTCGTTCCCCTGGAAGCTCAGTTTTTCAGCACAGATGATCGCTATGTATGTCTTCATTTCACTTTCACGTGAATATAGTTTACGGAATACAGTCGATAAACGAGATGGAATGATTGTTCCAGAAATAGgtgagaaaatgtgaaaagtacaGTGtattctcaatttttttttttttttttttttgcattatgtagtatgagacaaactgtctaaaaaaaaaaaaaaaaacaaagaatt
It contains:
- the pkd2l1 gene encoding polycystic kidney disease 2-like 1 protein, translating into MLNSWPNGHFESQVLCEVDGKGKRAWVNPVYIGSPQRPRVNISTVYDPRLHPENPYNGMDSLGGPRSPQKDAKGVKNPEKKKKKPSGCCSYICRGIRGLWGTALTEDTGGNRELYVKTSLRELFVYILFLMDMCFLTYGMTSSSAYYYTNAMTNLFTNTPSSSGITFQSIGCMADFWSYAQGPLLDGLYWTTWYNNQSMETSPQSFIYYENLLLGVPRVRQLKVKHNSCTIPKDFQTEIADCFDVYSEPKEDNLPFGLINGTAWTYHTEKELQGSSTWGLLATYSGAGYYQDLRLTKTKSAEVLQELMDNLWLDRGTRALFIDFSVYNANVNLFCVTSLLVEFPATGGALTSYQIRTVKLIRYVNNWDAFIMGCEIVFCIFIFYYVVEEILELRIHKWSYFNSIWNILDLVVILLAMVAIVFNVFRTIKVDNLLGKLLHQPEIYADFRFLAFWQTQYNNMNAVNLFFAWIKIFKYISFNKTMTQLSSTLARCAKDILGFAIMFFIVFFAYAQLGYLLFGTQVQTFSSFVNCIFTQFRIILGDFDFDSIDQANRVLGPIYFVTYVFFVFFVLLNMFLAIINDTYSEVKEELSKQKDDLQLADILKQSYLKTFTKLKLKKEKISDVQKALQSGSKELEFEDFRESLKEMGHADHEISATFSRFDQDGNHVLDEEEQNRMKKELEEKRDALSAELKNLGQSYGGNTLDQSMELTDMKKSNGGKVTTVSHEEFQTLVAQVLQLERSMATVTSNINTIMGKLEWQDRNRIKSLGTMDKQAEDICQDNRTSPDGSFLVNREVAAKEEMRAAMALEKAFSRESEKGINRQFLQTEWPRVRGIINTSGPPKSNL